The stretch of DNA TCTGAATAaaaatcgaatcgtgaaatttgtgtcaatgcccagccctagtaaATACCCATGACACCCCAATGTGCATCTGTTTAAAGTACTAAGTCTGTCACATTAGTGTACAATGCTAACATGACTGCTGgtgagtcacatgatcctgttGAATCGAGGGATACTACATGTTGATTCAGTGTGGAGTGTTAAAAGCTCCAGGAAACATCTGTCATTTGACAGTTCCACAAACTCTGGCTCTTGTGTTTAAAGTGTGAAGCTCTGTGTCTCTCTTTACAGGAACATGAGTGCTGTGTGCGTCTATAACATGACAAAAATCAGCGCTATCTTCAATTCCTCTCAATTCAACTCCAACAAAGATCATACAAAACATCGGCCTGGAACGGTGAGAATTATGCTGTCACTGAAGCGATACTGCTTGATTGCTTGTATAATCGCAAAGCGAGAACTATATTATCATCCTAAAAATGCGGCACcttactgaatgattcattctgtAGTTCTGAGACATGAACCAAACTAAACAACTCTGGatgaatcataacattacaacaTCTGATTAAAAGACAATTCAGTGATGTAATCAAAAAGacaaaaggtacaagactgtacTTAATGACTTTTATGAGGGAATGAATGAGCTACGCATCTCATAAACTGAATGATGTAATCCAGTCAGTCTGGGTTTTTGTGTCCTTTTAAAAGGTCCTCTTATGATTCCTAACAACTGTTTAGCACATATCATCACCTCAATTCTTGATAGAGATTCTCGAACCGACTGTTGAGCTCTGTAGTCCAATCAACAGGTCACAGTTATCTTTCCCATTCCTTCTAACTAACTACTCATCGTTCTTTTAGTGTGTCAATGACAGTACTACGCTAAGCGATGACGTGCTGACGTTTATGAAGGAGCGTCCCGAGATGAAGGATTGGGTGATGCCAGAGAACGGCCCCCTGCTGTTCAAACATTGTCATTACACTCACATCCAGGTGGACCGACAACAAAACAACACTGTCCTGCTTCTGTCTCTAGGTATGTGAGTTTACATCAACAGAGCTCCCACAAATAGTTTACTATCTTTATTGTTCAAACGAAGTACGCCTGTTTAAGAAGACATTCTCATAATCAATGTTGGATTATTTTAATTACTAGTATAAGAGTTGAAAAGTCTGTACTCATACTCTTCAGTTAGCGTACGCTTAAGAACATTTTCATGTCACTTTCTGCCTTAATAAAtcccatttttttcttttgatgtaGTATGAGATCAATGGAATTTAGGATCAGATCCGATTGTACGTGCGTTTAATAAATGAGGCTACTGGTTCCTTAATGTTCCTCTTAAATCTACTAAAGAAAAATACTAAACAAAATCAACACTAAATACCAAGAAAAGATTAAGATGAATGGGCTCATGAGAGTCATTAGTCTGTTTGTTAATTGTGATGTGCTTCTCATGAACATCCTGTTACACTCTGAAATACGTCACATTAGAAAAGTTAATTGGGTTGTAAATGCAGTTTCATGTTGATTTAAACTCATCAGTTTCACATTTAAATGACCAGCTGCTACAGGAAAAGGCAGGAATAGGTAATTGCTGGAAAAATGTAATGAATCATTGATAATGTTGTGTTAGTCAGATGACTGAGGCTGAATGAATAAGGAGTGTAGTATGATTAATCAAAGTGATGCAATCTAATAGTTTCAAACCCTAGTGAGCTGTCTAACTAGGTGTTATTATTAGGCATCATAGACATGAAGGCTGTTCCAAACACTAGGTAGAAACATGATGCTTCTATATATTGCCAAAATCAATGTCTCACTTGTAGCCAATCGCAGAATTATGTAATTAACCCTTGTGCAACcttatgaacatttttttgttttttttaatcattttgtttgTGTTAATGCCAATTGCATAAATTTTGGCACAGGtgtatatttttattggaaTCTTACTATTTCACCtccatttcctttaaaaaaaaaaaatttatattttgcaccagtaacacaaaatagttcctctcaggaccttaaggacaaaaatgcccccattaaaactgcaatttttaatcccagggccatttaactataaaatgatgCAGTCTGTATTAATAGGCTTTCATTCTGATGACAAGGcttcaaaattaaagttttcacTATTTTTTACCAGATGGTGCCATTCCATTGGGAAAAAtgtggtactgcgcccaaacaaaatcttactgaaagctcattttttgagatatcaacctcaaatttggaacacaactttgattttctagcagttttagagttcaacatatttcataaaacaatttatatacaataatgttcaatacaataataaaatgagactaagtctgtgctcccaagattcaaatttttatgacatggacatttttgtccactATAGacctgtgtaatttttttttaattgacgcACAAGGGTTAAAAACCAACTATTTCACGCAAAAGCAACATGTAACATCAAACTCTATTTGGATAAAATGTGTTAGTGTTTGTATGATGTGCATGTGACAGTTGCTGTCTTTGTAGGGAGCTCCCTATGCAGACAGATTAGTTATATGTCCTGTTGTTATAtggaaatttttcttattttcttacaGAAAGTGGAAGGGTCCATAAAGTCCTGGAAAAGTCAGTTTTTATCATTGCGGAGTATCTGCCGTTTCCACATGGGACACACATCACCAGCATGCTGCTGGACGCTTCTGAGGTATGACGCAAAAATAACATCCACTTCCTTTTATGCatactaaaataaaagtttggaatgatgtctcaaacagtagagcattaTCAAGGCCATGGGTTGAATGATCTgataaaatcaattttttttactgcattgcaagttgctttgaataaaatgttattcaGCGTCTCATTGGTAATAACTGGAGATTGTTGTAGCTGATAAATAATGTGTGAACATCCTATGCTTTGAGGTCACCATTAATATAGTATAGTTAttaatatgttgttttattttgcttttaattACTCTGAACgtagatatatatatagttatatagtttCTTAATCTATGATTGATCTTCATTCTTTTAATCTTACAAATGTATCATTAGTGGTACTAACATATCCTGTGTTTAAATTTCTCAGAAGCGTCTGTTTGTGAGTTCCAGTAATGAGGTTGTTCAGATTGACCTTAAGGCATGTCATGTGTACGGAGATGATTGTACTGAATGCTTGTTATCGCGAGACCCCTACTGCGGTTGGAACAGTTTTCACTGCACCTTCACAGAAAAGTAAGACATCATTTGCTGCACACCCACAAGTCTGCTTCCTTCCTGATTACAAATTCATTTTTAGCATGAGGCATAAACCGTTAATAACACTCATAGTAGTCTGTTAATTCATATATTGAAAGAAATTAAGCTAGAGCGTTCTGGGTGGTTGTGAGGTGGTTTCATACTGGTTTGAGTCTCTCTGATCTGCAGAATGAGTTACACACTCAAGTTTCATACTTAGTGTTtgaggtttgttcaaatcatAATGAGCACTAGTAATAAGGTCAGGGCCTGAATTTCATTTTGGATTTCCCCTCTGAGGTGAATTTTAAGGGGGAGCTGGgggttaaattacatttatatcacctaaatgtttgctcattctatgtatttgtgtttttacaatGGGGTAATTTTGTTGCGCATGAGTTTACACACTGCACAAGGAAGATTGATTTCAACCTTGAAttgaatgagcaaaaaaaagtaaacaagaacaaaaacacattacaagcagaagtacaaataaatacaacaacaaaaaaaaatgaaattcaggTACAGGAATgctacagaaatttaataaatcgAATGTttcattgtataaattaaatacagacaCTCgctatcttttgttgtttgattaacattaatgatagacagcagcaggaatattaggctgctgtcactttaaaagtgAATGCACAGATTCAATATACTGATATACATGCGTTTTCTTTTTCAACcatttacgttcacttaagatatCACCGACTGCGTTTATGTGAGTattcgccaagacgggcattttgacaaatTTGTGCGTTTCTAACTGCAATAAGCCATGAAAATGCGCTCAGTTTGGTACTCGTTAGCtgtttgagaggcggctttatgtgtgcgcgCTCTGGGCATGAGCGCACAGAAAACCGTCTTTCAGAGAGTATGGGACTCAAGCACTACTGAATGctttaaaatcgcttgaatgtttaaattgacaAGTCGTGCATATGATAAACTTTAGTAACGATGCAACACTGGCTGATTAGGCAAGTGGAAATTCTGTCCCAAAATGCGAGTGAAAGTCTTGCAGCTCGCTTGTACAGATGCGTTAGCGCTAAATCACTCTCGCTGTTTGTGAAACCTGCGGGaattagtaaaattatgtgcaatccCGCTTAATCATTCTGAAACCAAATAACCACTGAACTCAACCTCTTTGCATCGCATTACCTGCCCTTACACCTCCACCACATGAAACCAATTTTAGTATGTTCCCACCCATTTCCTTATCTACCACTAAACAACTCAACTTCCCccacccccacacacacacacaactgaaACCCACACTGCATCACTTACatgaaaataatacttttatggaAAGTATCATTAATGTTCcccttttttttccacagaaatCAAGTTGCCAACTCCCACATTTGCAGTAAGTCTGGCTCTgtttttgatgatgatgattgtgttttgtgttttttttttttgttttgtttttttttaactcaaacCACCTTCTTCAGTGCTAAAAGTATTTAGTATTTTCCTACATAGGTAGCTGCCTTTATAGGAAGCATCCCAAGTGAAATGTGACTGATATGAGATGCTCTTCATTGGCAGTAACTTTTGTACGCCACACAAATAGTGTGAGATCACACAAGATAGATAAATAGTGATTTAAACATTAGTgaaggggttcccaaacttttttgtcagccaaACCCCTtagatgtaaaatatttacttgagattttaaaggggacctataatgctcttttcacaagatgtaatataagtctctggtgtcgccagaatgtgtctgtgaagtttcagctcaaaataccccacagatcatttattatagcttgtcaaatttgcccctatttgggtgtgagcaaaaacactccgtttttgtgtgcgtccctttaaatgcaaatgagctgctgctcccggccccctttccagaagagggcggagctttaacagctcgcgcttcagtcgctcgacaacaacaaagctggagaatctcacgcagccaaaatgacgacggtgttcagccttacattgttcaaaccggagtcgacactgatggagagactcaggaagaagttgcaCATAATAAATTGCACAAAATCATATCGCACTTCAGTTTTGTTtcaattaattgtgcagccacatttatttattttcattttacattcaattgttagcttttcatcaactcgTGTGGGAGTCTGACATACTAATATTGAGTCAAATAAACCATTTAGTTAATCTATTTCTGCTTATGGTAttgaattaatattataatcaaCAAGCTTCATCTCAAGATGAAAATGATCTCTGAACTTGTGGTGTATTCTGGGATTGCTTTCTAGATTGGCAGCTCATAGGTTTTGGAAAAGAGTGTTTTCAGGTTATCCATATGTGCCAATTCAACAAACACATCACATGACCATCTGTTCCACAGGTCCAGCTTTAGCCGCACCATCAAAGACTGAAATTGGTGCCGAGACATCAGTGGTTCATGTCCCACCGTCCTCTAGACACTTCCTGCTCTGCCCGATGACATCACATCACGCTACATACCACTGGCTCCACGGTAACACGCACGAGGAGTGCGTTCGTTCAGATCAGGGCTGTTTGTATCTCATTGAAAGCATGAACAAGACTCATGAAGGGTCGTACATCTGTGTGTCTTCAGAGGACATCTATCAGAAGACCTATAAGAAGACCGTCGCTCAATATCAGCTCAGCATGAGCCGGTCAGACGCTCACCGTGTCGCTCCAATAGTGTTACCGTGCTTGTTACTTCTGCTCACAGTGCCTTACTTCCTGTTATAGACTTTTGAAAGTATTATCTGATCCTGAAGTCACtatcaagtcacctttatttctatagtgctTAACACAATAGAGATTGTGACAAACAGGAATACAATGTTCAATGATGCAAGCAGAATTCAGCTCTAGAAAGACAATAGcatcattgttcagctgaaaaATTGTCCACATcctgtttaataatattatatttattgattattattattgccagagctattaatatttttcattttaaagaaagtttatACAGATTTAGCTTTCTATACAAAAACTCgcactgatgaatcattcacaaagAGACCAGCAAACGAGGTAAACACTCCGACATACACCagatatttacagtatatgaaATGTGCAATATGAGTGTCCAGTTTGTCATCAGTCACAAGAGTATGAAAACACACGAGGTTGATGTGGGAGAGAATCAGTTTGGATTTGATGATTCCACATCATTTTTACAGGATGTGGAGAGattatatatattgttgttTTCACGATCAGCGGTGTTTGTCACGTGATCTACCAGGCAAATATTTGGACGCAAACTCAATGTACATTCCTCGTGATCTTACAAACCCTTTTGATCTAAACGAGTTACATTAGTTTAgtagacaaaaataaattattaaacattaaataaataaaactgagaaCTAGACGAAGCTCAAATGTGAGAGTTTTCATTTGCATCATGTTTATTAACGCACTTTTATTCGAACATGAGCAAATGAAGAACGAGTCGATGTGGCTGAACGTTTTACTGCATGTTAAACATTATTTGTGTGATTGTTACTCATATGTACTAGTGTTTAAGACTAACAATCTGTCATTTAGGATTATTAAATATAGATAAAACTAGTAAGAGCATTTCATTGGATCATTCCAACATCGACAGCAGCcacaagatttttttattttgtaatgccTAAGTTACATTAGATAATGAAATATCAATTCAAGTCTT from Ctenopharyngodon idella isolate HZGC_01 chromosome 18, HZGC01, whole genome shotgun sequence encodes:
- the LOC127499676 gene encoding semaphorin-7A-like isoform X1, translating into MRSSASASVYRLAFRFMKERKQTKHGTQPRSRHTVHYNARVTVKNEGITRYSFENHQSGLVKLVSTSGSKIIWVGGNESLYSIKPAQDSKPKLVDVNLCKDESKDSDNSECAYRLSLLSPGAKGNLFFCGSVHENTKCCYMNSDYSMTDCFRLENYEPNINEPSLLVDDMLYFTKSEIGLYRISKDKNYNIWSQAPQMEQKYLKLIAGKGKNEGKIYSFFAEKHKSEDQWIPRVSQSCMNDRGGRKGHLQNSWTSMIYARLFCGSGYEFSQLIDVATLETDNDIKIYALFRNYWNMSAVCVYNMTKISAIFNSSQFNSNKDHTKHRPGTCVNDSTTLSDDVLTFMKERPEMKDWVMPENGPLLFKHCHYTHIQVDRQQNNTVLLLSLESGRVHKVLEKSVFIIAEYLPFPHGTHITSMLLDASEKRLFVSSSNEVVQIDLKACHVYGDDCTECLLSRDPYCGWNSFHCTFTEKNQVANSHICSPALAAPSKTEIGAETSVVHVPPSSRHFLLCPMTSHHATYHWLHGNTHEECVRSDQGCLYLIESMNKTHEGSYICVSSEDIYQKTYKKTVAQYQLSMSRSDAHRVAPIVLPCLLLLLTVPYFLL
- the LOC127499676 gene encoding semaphorin-7A-like isoform X2, encoding MGWTCFSVLLIWISCVCSTKVHYNARVTVKNEGITRYSFENHQSGLVKLVSTSGSKIIWVGGNESLYSIKPAQDSKPKLVDVNLCKDESKDSDNSECAYRLSLLSPGAKGNLFFCGSVHENTKCCYMNSDYSMTDCFRLENYEPNINEPSLLVDDMLYFTKSEIGLYRISKDKNYNIWSQAPQMEQKYLKLIAGKGKNEGKIYSFFAEKHKSEDQWIPRVSQSCMNDRGGRKGHLQNSWTSMIYARLFCGSGYEFSQLIDVATLETDNDIKIYALFRNYWNMSAVCVYNMTKISAIFNSSQFNSNKDHTKHRPGTCVNDSTTLSDDVLTFMKERPEMKDWVMPENGPLLFKHCHYTHIQVDRQQNNTVLLLSLESGRVHKVLEKSVFIIAEYLPFPHGTHITSMLLDASEKRLFVSSSNEVVQIDLKACHVYGDDCTECLLSRDPYCGWNSFHCTFTEKNQVANSHICSPALAAPSKTEIGAETSVVHVPPSSRHFLLCPMTSHHATYHWLHGNTHEECVRSDQGCLYLIESMNKTHEGSYICVSSEDIYQKTYKKTVAQYQLSMSRSDAHRVAPIVLPCLLLLLTVPYFLL